The Methylomonas rhizoryzae genome includes the window ATCGCTTAACAGCTGCCGCAGATAATGTCCCAAATGCCCGATGCGTATAGCCTCGTTTCGCTTGGCCAATTGGTCTATCGTGCGCCGCCCCGCCAATTCGTGCAACTGCAACAACAATTCGCCGAATTGGTCCGTCTCCGGCTGCAAACAACTGGTGCGGTATAACAAAGGCTGCTGAAACCCGGCGATTTGTAGCTGACGGCGAAAATCGTCGAATTGAACGGTTTGCCCGCGGTCCCACTGATTCATGACGAACAACCAGGCGTGTTTGGCGCCTTCCGCCAACAACAACTGCCAAGCTTTGTTATCGCGATAACGCTCCGGGCTAACCACGTAAATCAACACGTCGATATGCGGCAGCCATTGCAAAACCAAGCGCTTATTGCCCAATTCGATACTATCGAAATCCGGCATATCCAGCCAAACGACAGCGGCATTGCGATCGTCGTTATGTTGGCTGATTTTTACGCTTGCCAGCGGCAAATCGCCGGGCAATCGTTGCAACGAAAAGGTGTGGTGGTGATACAAGGTGACTTCACGCGAGGTCGGCCTTTCCACCCCGGCTTTGGCAATCTCGTATCCGACCATGCGGTTCAACAACGAGCTCTTGCCGACTCCTGTCCCTCCCAGGAATGCAACCACCAACGGCCGCTCGGTCGCAGAGCCCAAGCAGGAGAACAAGCTGTCCGGCAGTTGTTCCGCTTGTTGCGCCAAAGACTGCGCGCGCGCGCGCGGCAACTGTCCGGCCGACACAGCCGAATCGGCCCAAGCTTGCGCGCGAGACAACAATTCAGAGTATGCGCAAGCCATGTTTTTTCTCGGACAGCGTTTGTTCGGCGCGTAAGCAGTCGTGTTCCGAGATGTTAAAACGGCCCGACGTTTGAACGGTCGACGGCAAACTCAGCAACGGCTTACACAAACTTTCCTCGAGTACGCACCTCACCGCCTGCAATTGCCTTTGCTTCAGTTCCGCCTCCACGCCGTACATATAGCTGCCGACCGCACTTTCCGCCAGCAGCGAGGTTACGCTTAAAATTAAAGGCGTCAGCAGCAAATCGTGTACGCCCACGCCGCCGGCCTGTATGGCCAACAACATCGCGCCGGCATCAGTCGATAAACGCGTGGCGCGCAGGCCGTTCAATAACAGCGGTTGTTCTTGCAGCTTGAGGTAAAGACGCTGCGCAGCCGCATCGATTTCCAAGCGAAAATCGTGGTGATACTCGGACAGCGCTTGCACGTATCCGCTCAACACCGGGTCCTTTTGCTGCCGTAGCGCGATAGCATTATCCCGCCACCAAATACCGTTGTCCGCCTCGGTTTCGCTCAATTCATACAGTCTATCCGCCAGCTGTATCGTCAGATGCCGGCCGATTTGCTGCAATATCGCGAGTTCTTGGTCGGCGGATTGCGGCACGCTTTCTCGTCCCAGCGCCCATAGCTTGCGGGCCGGCCAGGTCATCACCCGCCGCACCTTGCTGATTAGCCGGGCAACGCCCGGAATTTCCAGCAACTGCAATAAATTCAGCAACGCCGCCTGAAAGGTATGGTAGTGATGCGGATGATCCAGGAAATCGCGCCGATAAGCAGCGGCGGCCTGTTGTATCGCCTGATCCACCAAGGCACTCCAACGCTGTTGTGCCGCGTGCTCGGCCTGCACCGGCGCCAACCATGAACGCCAATGTTGCTTGAGAAACCGCTGTCTATGATGCGGGTAATCTTTAGGCTGGACTTGCTTTGCCAATTGCTTGAGCGCAACCGCATGTTCCGGCGGCCATACCGTGTCGCCCACCGTCTTATGAAACAGCATGGGCACCACGGCCGGCACGGGATCGGACCGGTATTGGCGCCATTTTTCCCGGAACGATTCCAACACCACGGCTTCCGAGCCCTCGGCCAGCTTGTTCAGACAAACCAGGGTCGGCTGACCGAAACCGGCTATGCTCGTCATCACTTCCCACACCGCTTGGTCGGCGTATTTTTCTTTGCTGACGACCAAAACGACCAGGTCGGCTAGGGCTATGGCACGTATCAAACCTTCCCGGTAGTCTATCGCGTCGATAGAATCGAAATCCGGGGTATCCCAAACCACGCAAACCGGCAACAATGCCGATACCGCCGCACTTTCGCTGACGGCGTAACAATCGTAACGCTGCCGGTTCAACGCCGTGACCGGCAGGGCTTCGAAACGGCCGAAGTAATGCTGCAGCCCTGCTAAGGCGGAGTAAGACACGCCGTGACAATATCCCTGCGCGTGCACCGTATAACCCGCCAGTGGACTGACTCCGGCCAGATCGGCGTTCAACAGCCAATTGACGACTGAACTTTTGCCGGCCTGGGTAGGGCCTATGACCGCGATTTGCAGCGGCAAACCGGGACTTTCGGCCAGCAATTTGCCTTTGCGCAGAAAAGCTTCCGCATAAAGCAGTTGCTCAATGGTGTGTTGATATTCAAAATAGTGCGGATTTTTGTTATCCAGCCGCGCAAGCACCGTCTGGTATCGCTGTTTGAGTAGTTGGATAAAGTCCAGCATGACAAAAAGGCTTGGGTTTATAATTACCGAGTGAATCAGTTCGTTTAGCGACCCGGAACGTCGGCATTATAAATATAAAAATACGGGATTGTTCATTTAGGCCACTGGGGGGCTCAACCATGAAAAAAACGACAACCATATTGATATTTCTGCTTTGCGCGTTTGCCGCCGGCTGCAATAAAAGCCACCAGATTAACGGTAGCAGCCTGAAAACGGTTAACCGCTCCGTCAACACCATCAAAGAAAAATTACCGCTCGACCAGCGCATCGAATTCGAAGTGTCTTTTTGGACCCTGCGCGACGATCTTCGCAATAACAAAGATTTTTTAAATGAAATCGACGGCATGACCCCGGAAGATTTGATTTCGCGCGGCAAACAAATTTTCGAGCAACGTAAAGCCAGCGGCAACAAAGATTACAGCCAATACGACAATTGGGATCAAATGATCAGCCAATACACTCAGGAACGCATTGATCAAAACCGGAAAAAAAACCCGGATACCCGCGACAAGACTAATCCGCACCGGGTCGATTACAAGATGCATTCCATGTAACGCGCTAACGCTCCTAAATCGTGCGCCAAAAGGATTAACAGTAAAATTGGAAAATGCGCGAAGCGGCTAGCGCCGTAATGCCGGCGCCGGCAAACGCTTTTGTTCGGTCAGCACGGACACGAATTGGCTGGCTTCGCAGATGGTCTTTTCCATTGCATCGACCAATTTGGAAATATCCAAACCCATTTCCACGAACTCGTGCCGCAATGCGGCGATGGCATGGGCGTTCAGATTATGTTTCAAGTACAACACTTGGTCTTGAAACGCCGCCAACACGGGCTGCATGCGTGCCTCGGCCGCCTTCAAATTTTTCAGCAACCGACCGTATTGCGCCCTGGATTTTTTCAATTGCTGCTGGCTACGCACCCGCAAGGCGCGGTTGCTGTACAACTCCAACTCGCCCTCCCATTCGGCGAACAAAGCTTCGCTGACCTGCTCTATCGCCCTAATCCGTTGCCCGACTTGGTCGGCTTTAGTGCAGCACAGGTCGTATCGTCTGCGCAATAATTGGTAACGCTGCTCCAGCGGCCCGGCGTCGGTTTTAGCAAACTGTTTAAACTTCTCCAGGGCGTCCACAAACTGGTCGCGGCTCGCTTTCAAACTCTCGCAAGCCTGATCGACCTCGACTACCACGATGTCTCGCTTGTGATGCCCGAGCAGCGATTCCCGACTTTGATAATAGGCGGTACGCAAGCGTTTATTGAGTAGAGTCTTGATAAATCCGATCATGATAATGTTGATAAACCGGCCGAATCGATAACGCTAATTTTACATCCGGCATTAGCGGCAAAACTCGAAAATGCCGCATCCAGAATGCCTAATACCTGCAAGGTTTGCAGATTGGTCTGCGGCACCGGACAGGTTTTTACCAGCAGCAACTCGTCCGCCGCCAATTGTCGCGCCGCCCAGGCCGATAGACTGTCCGAAGTCACCTCCCAACCGGCGGGGATACCGGCAGCGTCCAGCTCGTCGATTTGCGGCGCCCAAACCTGCAAGCGTTCGTCGCACCGCTCATCGATTCTTGGCATTATCCTAAAACGGCTATCCATAGCGTGAATCAGATAGGCCATTTGCTGCATCGCTAGCACAGCCATGTAATGCGCGTTGCCGTCGTCGAAACCGTATTGCTGCTGTGCCGAGCGGACCTGGTCCGCGAACATGCCGCCACCCGGAACCACCACGATGCGCCCGGCGAATCCGGCAAGCCGCTTAAGGCATGTTGGCAACAAACCTGCCGACAATAAACTCCCTCCGAGTTTGACGACTTTCAACACGTCTGAAACCGGCGCAGCACGGCCAGTAGCGCCGCCGCCTTGTCGAAACATTCTTGGTATTCCGCGGCTTCGCCCGAATCGTTGACGATACCGCCGCCTACCCAAAAACGAATCGTGTCTTGATTATGCACCAGCGTGCGAATGGCGATATTGGTATCCATATTGCCGTCGAAACCGATATAACCGATAGCGCCGCAGTAAACGCCGCGTCTATGAGGCTCCAATTCTTCGATGACTTGCATCGCCCGGATTTTCGGCGCGCCGGTAATCGACCCGCCCGGAAAGCAGGCGCGCAGCAAATCCAGGGCATGGCGGCCGGCTGCCAACTCGCCGGTAACCGTACTGACCAAATGATGCACGGTCGCGTAAGTCTCGACATCGAACAGAGTCGGCACCTTAACCGAGCCGGGCCGGCAACAGCGACCTAAATCGTTGCGCAGCAAATCCACGATCATCACGTTTTCGGCGCGGTCTTTGGGACTGTCCGCCAAGGCTAGAATCTGCAAGCGATCATGCTCCTCGGAGTCACACCTCGGCCGCGTGCCTTTGATCGGCTTGGTTTCCACCGTGTTGGCATGTACGCGTAAAAACCGTTCCGGGGACGAGCTCAATACTTGGCCGTCCGGCAGGTTTAAATAGGCGCTGAACGGTGCGGCGTTAATCCGGCGTAAGGCTTGATACGCCGCCCAAGGATTACCGCGGCACGGACTGGAAAATCGTTGGGTCAGATTGATTTGATAGCAATCGCCTTCTTTCAAATACTGTTTAATCCGTTGAAAAGCGGCGCCGTATTGTTCCCGACTCATATTGGAAACCGGGGACGATAGCACCGAAAAACCGTGTCGGTCTGCTCGCTTCGAAAGCATGCCGAATTGGCCTCGCAAGCGCTCCACCAAATCCGTCGCTAAATCATGCCCAACCAACCAGCTCCGCCGCTGCTGATGATCGACCACTACCGCCCAGCGATAAATACCTATGGCCATATCCGGCATCTGCTCGGCTGCCACCGCCATATTAGGCAAACGCTCTATGCGCCGAACCAAGTCGTAGGCGAAATAACCCAAGGCACCGCCGGAAAACGGCAAATCGCCAATAGTCGGCCGCGCCGGCCCCAAGGCTTGCTTAACCAGGATAAAAGGATCGTCGCTGCTGCTCCTTTCGCCTTCGACGTCGCGAATTACCGTATTCGACCCGTAAGTCAGTAACGTACAAGCCGGTGCGTAACTTAAAACGTCAAAGCGGCCTTGCTGACTGACGGGGTAGCCGCTATCCAAAAAAACCGCCCAGGGCTGATCGGCGCAAGTTTCGAATAATAGCGAGCTATCCTCAAAGTAAGGCAGCGGTATCTGGGTAATGGTTGCGGGCATTCAATGAAAAAAGTGACGATTCGGCAGTACCGAATAGATGGGGCAGCTCAGATTTTACCTTACCGGCGTTGATTAACCAAACCCACCGGCCAACCACGCCACGGCCACCGCAGGCGCGCAATCGCCGGCGGATAGCGCATCGGCCGAGCCTTGCAGGACGAACAAATCGGCAAAGCGGATATAGTCCAGGTCCAAAGCAGCCGCGATGTCCGCCAGTAAAAAACTCCCCACCCCGGCCCCCAGCAGATAGGAGCGCCCGCTCAACCCCGAGCGCGGCCATAGCCGCCGACAATGCTCCAACACCAGGCTTTGTTGCCTGCGTTTCAGCCGACAGGCAAAATCTTGCCAGATCGGCCAGTCGTGGCTGGAAAATTCGTAGCCGGTCATGCGCGACAAACGCCTAGCACTGGCCTCCAAACTTTTGTCTGCGCCATCCGCGGTCTCGCTTTGGTCATGCCAAACCTGCAAATCTCCACTAAGCCGGTACACGTCCGCCATCGTGGCGAAGTACTCCATCATTAGCCCCATAGAACGACCATTAAATTCGATCTGTTGCGCGACAGCCATCACCGGAGTGCGCACCACACCTGTATACAGCAATTCACCGGACACCAAACGTTGATAATCGCTAAAACCTGAGATTTTGGGCTTGTGCTCGGTAAACACCAGTATATCGGTGGTGGTGCTGCCAATATCGACGAATAAGCCTTGCTCGACTCTGATGGCTGCCAACTGCGCGCTCGCCAGCCAGTTGGCGGATGCGATATCCATAGTATGCGCGGGTTCGACTCGAGCGAGCGGCAGCAATCCGCGTCGTCCGGCAAAAACCTGAATCTCCGCGCCGCTCAGCATGCCCGCCATAGCCTGCAATATCGCCCCGACACCTTGTTGTCTATCGGTAAAGCAGTCGACTAGTTCTCCGGTCATAGTAATTGCATGCCGGCATCCGGGCGGCAAACGCCGGATAATGCGCTGCACCGGAGCTTGTAGCTGCTCAATGCCCCTCCATAGCGGGCAAGGCTCTTGCCATACCTGTAAGACGGCGCCGTGCGCATCCAGTTGCGCAGCTTTCACATGCGCTCCGCCTATATCCCAGCCTACGACGCAAGGATCCCTCGGCATTAAATACGCACCTCTACCGACACCCCGACTCTAGGTTCGATATTTACCTCGCCCCACCACAAATTCAACACTTGTTGAGCCACATTGATACCGGTTGCCGCGCTTATACCGACGTAAGAGGTTGTCAATCGCGGGTTAACCTCTAAAATCCTAGGGCCGCTATGCCGATTTTCGATCAAGTCAATTCCCACATAACCCCACAAACCCGGCATTGCAATTGCCATTTGTTTTATCCAATCCGTATACATCTGTTTATTAGGCGATTTCACGTTAACCCTACAAGCCTGTAATTCGAAGCGATCCTCGACAAGCCTCACTCGCTGCCGGTTGCAACTGAGCAGCCAGGCTTTGCCTCGACCGAACAGACAAGACAAGCTCATCGCCTCCCCGTCGACAAAGGGTTGCACGATGTAAGCCGCGGGATTTTCCAGACAGGCGGACGCAAGCACCAGTTGCGCATTATCGCCGAGCACACGATTGCCGGCGCAACCGACCCCGTCAATCGGTTTAATCACTACCGGAAATGTTAAATCCCCGCCGGTCTGGTCCAAGCGACCGGTAGGTACGCAGGGCAAGCCCAAAGCGGTCAAAGCCCGCAATGTCGCATATTTGTCGGTAAAAAGCCGAATGGTGCGCGCATCCGAGACTAACGCCGGTTTGCCTTGAGCGCGTACCGCGTCTACCACGGCCGCCAATACCCCATCGCTCTCAGGAGCAACAGGCCATACTGCATCGGCGAGGTCGATAAGCCTCGGAAATAGGCAATCCAAACTTTGCCGATCTTTAACCTCAAAAACTTCCGCCTCCGCCGGCACACTTAACCTCGTGCAGCGCTGATCCAACGGCAACATGATTCGGACGCCGGGCAGCTGCTTTAACTCATTCAGCAAAGCCTGTAACATCATGCGCCCTTCCTTGGCCATAGAAGCCGGGATGGGCTCGCCGGCTAAGCCGCCGCCGCATACGTATTCAAATACAAGAATTTTCACACACACTGTTTATGCAAATCATCCCGGTAATCGATTTAAAAGGCGGCATCGTCGTGCACGCCGTGGGCGGCGCAAGGAATCGTTACCGCCCGATACACGAACATTCGCAGGTAACCGAACAAAGCGACTTGACCACAGTGTTGTCCGGACTGTTAAGCATTTATCCGTTCGAACGAATATACATGGCGGATTTGGATGCGATTTGCGGGACAGGCAACCAGCGGACACTCGTTCAATGGGCGGTGACAAACTATCCGGACATCGAATTTTGGTTGGACGACGGCTGTAATATCGCCGACTTAAGCAGCCCTGCGCATAATTTATTGCCGGTCATCGGCACCGAATCGCAGCTATCGCCGCCGCAAACCGCCGCACGAGAATTCATCTTGTCGTTGGACTACAAAAATCGACAACCCCAGGGTCATCAAGCTTGGTTTCGACAAACGGAATACTGGCCGCAAACCGTCATTGCCATGACTTTGCACCGGGTCGGCAAGCAAACGGGGCCGGATTTCGAATTGTTGGCCGAGTTGACAAACAGCCACCCGCAAAAATCCATCGTAGCGGCAGGTGGGGTAAGAGATTGCAACGATTTGGAAACCCTACAAAACCTAAACATATCGGCGGTTTTACTGGCTACGGCGTTGCACAACGGCAATCTCTCGCGCCGGTTTTTCTCGACGCTATAGGCAAAAAAATACCCCGGCAAGCCGGGGTATTTTGAAGACCAACGTCAGCTAAAAATTTAAACGTTGTTGGCCGCGAATGGGTGTTTCGCTTCTTTTTTGCCGGCAACCACTTCTTTAGCGGTTGGAGTACCGGCAACCGCGCGAGCAATCGCTTCTTTGGTAGCGGTGTAGTTGTATTGTTCGATTTTGGCATCGTCTTCAGCCAACCAATGGATGAATACACCAACGGAAACGAACAAATCGTCAGCTTCGTCAGCCGGAATGGTGCCGTCTTCTACAGAATCGGCAACAGCCATTGCCACGCCGCGTTGAGCCGGTCCGAACATTTGCACCGCTTGTTTAGAACCTTTGATGGTTACTTTGTTGAACAGAATGGTAGCCGGCTTAACCATCAGGTTAGGAGCTACTACGGCCAACAGAGTGGAGAAACCGTCTTTGTTGTTGGTCAGAGCATTTGCAAACGCAGTTTCAGCTGCTGAACCGCGTGGGCCGATGATCAAGTCGATGTGCGCAACTTCGTTGCCGTCGCCTACCAATGATTCGCCTACGCGCATGTTTGTAATTTTTGCCATTTTTAAAATATCCCCTAAGAAAGATTAAGATTGAACCAAGAAAAAGACATCTAAATATCCGTTTATTTCGCTCCCGGCCGCATCCATGCAAAAACTCCGCCATATTAACATCTTTCGACAAGCTTTGCCAAAAGCACCACCAGCACTGTCGCCACCGTTAAGTCGGCGCTGGTACCCGGGTTTATGTTTTTCGCCTTGAAAGCCTTATCGATACCTTGCAGCAACGGTAAAACTTCTGTCGGCTCATTTGCCGCTTCCATGGTTTTTAGCAACTCGGCCATTTCCGCCGCAATCCACTCTGAGTACTGCTCTCCATACTTTCGTTCGACATGGCTATCCGGATAGTTAGCCAGCAACTCA containing:
- a CDS encoding GTPase, producing MACAYSELLSRAQAWADSAVSAGQLPRARAQSLAQQAEQLPDSLFSCLGSATERPLVVAFLGGTGVGKSSLLNRMVGYEIAKAGVERPTSREVTLYHHHTFSLQRLPGDLPLASVKISQHNDDRNAAVVWLDMPDFDSIELGNKRLVLQWLPHIDVLIYVVSPERYRDNKAWQLLLAEGAKHAWLFVMNQWDRGQTVQFDDFRRQLQIAGFQQPLLYRTSCLQPETDQFGELLLQLHELAGRRTIDQLAKRNEAIRIGHLGHYLRQLLSDFERRDYQGLLNSLDDVWQPCQRDLLDGLAWPAQQLANFWAAHPGQKADIRLWDEWAQSRLSDALDELVLQAVQTGIPGKSLKDALQPIRDHAGKSLGAHAEVTGRQALLNPGGGLRRGVLKFILFAEAALPLSALSWVGYQVFSQYYQGVVNGSGYLGLDFAVHSVLLIGISWLLPFFLHKKLQPSLNRAGFRGLQKGMALALAAVAAELKQVIASEREAYTVSRRQLSDLIESCTASAVIDTEQSGLLARALPESGDRVV
- a CDS encoding GTPase domain-containing protein; protein product: MLDFIQLLKQRYQTVLARLDNKNPHYFEYQHTIEQLLYAEAFLRKGKLLAESPGLPLQIAVIGPTQAGKSSVVNWLLNADLAGVSPLAGYTVHAQGYCHGVSYSALAGLQHYFGRFEALPVTALNRQRYDCYAVSESAAVSALLPVCVVWDTPDFDSIDAIDYREGLIRAIALADLVVLVVSKEKYADQAVWEVMTSIAGFGQPTLVCLNKLAEGSEAVVLESFREKWRQYRSDPVPAVVPMLFHKTVGDTVWPPEHAVALKQLAKQVQPKDYPHHRQRFLKQHWRSWLAPVQAEHAAQQRWSALVDQAIQQAAAAYRRDFLDHPHHYHTFQAALLNLLQLLEIPGVARLISKVRRVMTWPARKLWALGRESVPQSADQELAILQQIGRHLTIQLADRLYELSETEADNGIWWRDNAIALRQQKDPVLSGYVQALSEYHHDFRLEIDAAAQRLYLKLQEQPLLLNGLRATRLSTDAGAMLLAIQAGGVGVHDLLLTPLILSVTSLLAESAVGSYMYGVEAELKQRQLQAVRCVLEESLCKPLLSLPSTVQTSGRFNISEHDCLRAEQTLSEKKHGLRIL
- a CDS encoding DUF2959 domain-containing protein, which encodes MIGFIKTLLNKRLRTAYYQSRESLLGHHKRDIVVVEVDQACESLKASRDQFVDALEKFKQFAKTDAGPLEQRYQLLRRRYDLCCTKADQVGQRIRAIEQVSEALFAEWEGELELYSNRALRVRSQQQLKKSRAQYGRLLKNLKAAEARMQPVLAAFQDQVLYLKHNLNAHAIAALRHEFVEMGLDISKLVDAMEKTICEASQFVSVLTEQKRLPAPALRR
- a CDS encoding amino acid kinase family protein, translated to MFRQGGGATGRAAPVSDVLKVVKLGGSLLSAGLLPTCLKRLAGFAGRIVVVPGGGMFADQVRSAQQQYGFDDGNAHYMAVLAMQQMAYLIHAMDSRFRIMPRIDERCDERLQVWAPQIDELDAAGIPAGWEVTSDSLSAWAARQLAADELLLVKTCPVPQTNLQTLQVLGILDAAFSSFAANAGCKISVIDSAGLSTLS
- the pabB gene encoding aminodeoxychorismate synthase component I, which encodes MPATITQIPLPYFEDSSLLFETCADQPWAVFLDSGYPVSQQGRFDVLSYAPACTLLTYGSNTVIRDVEGERSSSDDPFILVKQALGPARPTIGDLPFSGGALGYFAYDLVRRIERLPNMAVAAEQMPDMAIGIYRWAVVVDHQQRRSWLVGHDLATDLVERLRGQFGMLSKRADRHGFSVLSSPVSNMSREQYGAAFQRIKQYLKEGDCYQINLTQRFSSPCRGNPWAAYQALRRINAAPFSAYLNLPDGQVLSSSPERFLRVHANTVETKPIKGTRPRCDSEEHDRLQILALADSPKDRAENVMIVDLLRNDLGRCCRPGSVKVPTLFDVETYATVHHLVSTVTGELAAGRHALDLLRACFPGGSITGAPKIRAMQVIEELEPHRRGVYCGAIGYIGFDGNMDTNIAIRTLVHNQDTIRFWVGGGIVNDSGEAAEYQECFDKAAALLAVLRRFQTC
- a CDS encoding hydantoinase/oxoprolinase family protein, coding for MPRDPCVVGWDIGGAHVKAAQLDAHGAVLQVWQEPCPLWRGIEQLQAPVQRIIRRLPPGCRHAITMTGELVDCFTDRQQGVGAILQAMAGMLSGAEIQVFAGRRGLLPLARVEPAHTMDIASANWLASAQLAAIRVEQGLFVDIGSTTTDILVFTEHKPKISGFSDYQRLVSGELLYTGVVRTPVMAVAQQIEFNGRSMGLMMEYFATMADVYRLSGDLQVWHDQSETADGADKSLEASARRLSRMTGYEFSSHDWPIWQDFACRLKRRQQSLVLEHCRRLWPRSGLSGRSYLLGAGVGSFLLADIAAALDLDYIRFADLFVLQGSADALSAGDCAPAVAVAWLAGGFG
- a CDS encoding ATP-grasp domain-containing protein, with the translated sequence MKILVFEYVCGGGLAGEPIPASMAKEGRMMLQALLNELKQLPGVRIMLPLDQRCTRLSVPAEAEVFEVKDRQSLDCLFPRLIDLADAVWPVAPESDGVLAAVVDAVRAQGKPALVSDARTIRLFTDKYATLRALTALGLPCVPTGRLDQTGGDLTFPVVIKPIDGVGCAGNRVLGDNAQLVLASACLENPAAYIVQPFVDGEAMSLSCLFGRGKAWLLSCNRQRVRLVEDRFELQACRVNVKSPNKQMYTDWIKQMAIAMPGLWGYVGIDLIENRHSGPRILEVNPRLTTSYVGISAATGINVAQQVLNLWWGEVNIEPRVGVSVEVRI
- a CDS encoding HisA/HisF-related TIM barrel protein; the protein is MQIIPVIDLKGGIVVHAVGGARNRYRPIHEHSQVTEQSDLTTVLSGLLSIYPFERIYMADLDAICGTGNQRTLVQWAVTNYPDIEFWLDDGCNIADLSSPAHNLLPVIGTESQLSPPQTAAREFILSLDYKNRQPQGHQAWFRQTEYWPQTVIAMTLHRVGKQTGPDFELLAELTNSHPQKSIVAAGGVRDCNDLETLQNLNISAVLLATALHNGNLSRRFFSTL
- the fae gene encoding formaldehyde-activating enzyme; the encoded protein is MAKITNMRVGESLVGDGNEVAHIDLIIGPRGSAAETAFANALTNNKDGFSTLLAVVAPNLMVKPATILFNKVTIKGSKQAVQMFGPAQRGVAMAVADSVEDGTIPADEADDLFVSVGVFIHWLAEDDAKIEQYNYTATKEAIARAVAGTPTAKEVVAGKKEAKHPFAANNV